The proteins below come from a single Dermatophagoides farinae isolate YC_2012a chromosome 7, ASM2471394v1, whole genome shotgun sequence genomic window:
- the LOC124497290 gene encoding uncharacterized protein LOC124497290 isoform X3, whose product MGDSCIFCALKELFNQFQSSTESALPPDSLRFALAQAFSDQRRFRLGYMDDAAECFENILFRIHYHITNQELDSQSKCLPHCIPHEKFSMNLFEQIICYSCGATSDPFMFSQMVHYISTSALCTAATTTSSSSSTLTSTSNHNVVVNVVGNNKNNNNNGHNNVADDNVSGHKIMLNFGQLIKMVNSMGDIRNCPKMCGAKMNIEKRLLNRPDIISIGLVWDTDHPSLSFIRNVYQLIGTNIRLNEIFNLNETNSFHHHHDQQFDNQQLDLVGLVTYYGKHYSTYIFNTKLSQWIYFDDATVRVVGPRWQQVVEKCIKGHFQPLLLLYSNPNAKIINTSYASKEIIPMTVIKKPVVDEMESSSLVVNSSSNIVNPPTSITTRKSPTPPPIPPHNLLSSYTKPKSSSDTTTTINNSKSDTVSHHSNHHHQQQQKPNPLLYRPNVAHYNSDVPDSPSATSTTSYFSDVGADSTDGYISRKTVENIIKIQQRSKSSAKTLKNSLKLDNTLSTMINNSIYDNQKYNRNSSSSLESFDSVVRGSKICSTLPTSMMINQMNTCSLQRRDSGNSSSDRASSASSNDTSYHYSQRQQLMSKNSHRNTLTAKNASDQGYDSFSLSSSDSYPSTISPSKLNNRLKQIPEDDSQLIEMVNNLPTMDECDKLCSEADILLLRSHEKEREGDLRAAAALSDSAAAKARLAMDIPYSNHQTLISAKMKHSMCVMRSASLHKRVVELETEEKRLLKVAAMEAAVHHSRQSSRDSSYGRHSRQSSRDNKDPTKSISAHKQDASNDNTMNVVKSKSDSKNHWPSLEIYATLPKKSKRKSNTKDTISAENAANKMKDNATKSIASNYDHQLIYENLQMIKSQTKSNKSRVSLISDSEFSDYYSEWEAIRKKKPQTKINDPITNTGWQSCRENTDSDAGYAEFGSPQVSSKLSKSNLNNKKIAPKSQCKVKRKLMFGNFLKSKNQSLPDLREEILHHNNNNNNNETAEGNKCKDDENIHRSSAVAQINAKGFHQSHRSFVAEQGFISKPLLIKVKPPAVLNGSKKPLPPLPLPPLPPLSSSRSSFEKKVQHEQYESSKNNQIAPKATTNTTAIVKSDCAIREKPLPPKRNLFLEELNRKRSEILKCDKQNNDMDNDGPRDDRKNEKIYCNVQLKTLPSPSNIGQQQQQQDKGKLKSATVSGPTPVPIISRKPSMFEITNFISKNSPPPSSNQSIDHNRNITTTTSSTSSSSSTTTTTTTVHMPIPVNPRSTRLQRPPDYETTLKRLHQKQSNPIYSNLPPPPPSPTTTTIPMIMMLEQRTNFNDQIIPSSSFNTNHQQQVNLQQQTLSNSIDTQILPATQRNNKKSVKFSDHIELVACADDDDEIDEPLPNLLLEKVLGKTQNLVYTLQK is encoded by the exons ATGGGTGATTCATGTATTTTCTGTGCTTTGAAG gaacttttcaatcaatttcaaagtAGTACAGAATCAGCATTACCACCAGATTCATTACGATTTGCATTAGCCCAAGCATTTAGTGATCAACGTAGATTTCGACTTGGCTATATGGATGATGCTGCCGAATGTTTT GAGAACATCTTATTTCGTATACATTATCATATAACCAATCAAGAGCTTGATTCACAATCCAAATGTTTACCACATTGTATACCTCATGAAAAGTTTTCAATGAATCTATTTGAACAG ATCATTTGCTATTCATGCGGTGCGACCTCCGATCCATTCATGTTTTCACAAATGGTCCATTATATATCTACCTCGGCATTATGTACggctgctactactacttcctcttcttcatcaacattgacatCGACATCAAATCATAATGTAGTTGTCAATGTTGTTggcaacaataaaaataataataataatggccataACAATGTTGCTGACGATAATGTTAGTGGCCATAAAATCATGTTGAATTTCGgacaattgattaaaatggTCAATTCAATGGGCGATATTCGTAATTGTCCG aaaATGTGTGGCGCAAAAATGAATATCGAAAAACGACTACTCAATAGACCAGATATAATAAGCATTGGTCTTGTATGGGATACTGATcatccatcattatcgttcATTCGAAATGTCTATCAATTGATTGGAACGAATATTCGTTTGAATGAA atatttaatttaaatgaaaccaattcttttcatcatcatcatgatcaacaatttgataatcaacaattaGATCTAGTTGGTTTGGTTACATATTATGGTAAACATTATAGTACATACATATTCAACACAAAACTATCACAATGGATCTATTTTGATGATGCCACTGTACGCGTTGTTGGTCCAAGATGGCAACAAGTTGTAGAAAAATGTATTAAAGGCCATTTtcaaccattattattattatattcaaatcCGAAtgcaaaaattatcaatactTCATATGCTTCGAAAGAAATTATACCAATGACGGTCATTAAAAAACCTGTTGTCGATGAaatggaatcatcatcattggtcgTAAATTCTTCTAGTAATATAGTCAATCCACCCACCTCTATTACAACAAGAAaatcaccaacaccacctCCAATACCTCCTCATaatctattatcatcatatacgaaaccgaaatcatcatcagatacaacaacaaccataaaTAATTCGAAATCAGACACGGTTAGTCATCatagtaatcatcatcatcaacaacaacaaaagccgaatccattattatatcGGCCCAATGTTGCACATTATAATTCCGATGTGCCTGATTCACCATCAGCCACCTCGACCACTTCATATTTCAGTGATGTAGGTGCTGATTCTACTGATGGTTATATATCGAGAAAAACTGTAgaaaatataatcaaaattcaacaacgaTCTAAATCATCAgcaaaaactttgaaaaattcattaaaattagATAATACTTTATcaacaatgatcaataatagcatctatgataatcaaaaatataaTCGAAATAGTTCAAGTAGTcttgaatcatttgattctgttgttcGTGGTTCAAAAATTTGTTCCACTTTGCCCACatctatgatgataaatcaaatgaataccTGTTCATTGCAACGACGAGATTCTGGAAATTCTAGCAGTGATCGAGCTTCAAGTGCTTCGTCAAATGATACATCATATCATTATAGTCAACGTCAACAATTAATGTCGAAAAATTCTCATCGTAATACTTTGACAGCGAAGAATGCTTCTGATCAAGGTTATGATTCGTTTTCATTATCTAGTTCTGATAGTTATCCATCGACTATTTCaccatcaaaattgaataaccGTTTGAAACAGATTCCTGAAGATGATAGTCAACTTATTGAAATGGTCAATAATTTACCGACGATGGATGAATGCGATAAACTTTGTTCAGAAGCAGACATACTTTTATTACGATCACATGAAAAAGAACGTGAAGGTGATTTAAGAGCAGCCGCTGCATTAAGTGATTCAGCTGCAGCAAAAGCACGATTAGCCATGGACATACCGTACAGTAATCATCAAACACTAATATCGGCCAAAATGAAACATAGCATGTGTGTCATGCGATCGGCAAGCTTACATAAACGAGTAGTGGAACTTGAAACCGAAGAAAAACGATTGTTAAAAGTGGCCGCAATGGAAGCTGCCGTACATCATAGTCGACAATCAAGCCGAGATAGTAGCTATGGGCGACATAGTCGACAATCTAGTCGTGATAATAAAGATCCAACCAAATCGATAAGCGCTCATAAACAAGATGCATCCAATGATAATACAATGAACGTAGTCAAATCCAAATCGGATAGTAAAAATCATTGGCCATCACTAGAAATTTATGCAACATTACCGAAAAAATCTAAACGtaaatcaaatacaaaagATACGATTTCGGCCGAAAATGCtgcaaacaaaatgaaagatAATGCTACTAAATCAATAGCTtcaaattatgatcatcaattgatctATGAAAACTTACAAATGATTAAATCGCAAACAAAATCTAATAAATCTAGAGTATCTTTGATATCAGATTCAGAATTTAGTGATTATTATAGCGAATGGGAAGCCATTCGTAAGAAGAAACCACaaaccaaaatcaatgatcCGATTACAAATACGGGTTGGCAAAGTTGTCGTGAAAATACAGATAGCGATGCTGGATATGCAGAATTCGGATCACCACAAGTTTCTTCAAAATTATcgaaatcaaatttgaataataagaaaattgCACCAAAAAGTCAATGTAAAGTCAAACGGAAATTAATGTTTGGTAATTTtcttaaatcaaaaaatcaaagtctTCCAGATCTTCGTGAAGAAATTTtgcatcacaacaacaacaacaacaacaatgaaacgGCAGAAGGAAACAAAtgtaaagatgatgaaaatattcaccGATCATCGGCTGTTGCACAAATCAATGCTAAAGGATTTCATCAATCACATCGATCATTTGTAGCGGAACAAGGTTTCATATCCAAACCATTGTTAATCAAGGTAAAACCACCTGCTGTTTTAAATGGATCGAAAAAGCCATTACCTCCACTTCCGttaccaccactaccacctttatcatcatcacgatcatcatttgaaaaaaaagtacaacACGAACAatatgaatcatcaaaaaataatcagATTGCACCGAAAGCTACAACTAATACTACAGCAATAGTTAAATCGGATTGCGCGATCCGAGAGAAACCATTGCCACCGAAACGTAATTTATTTCTTGAAGAATTAAATCGAAAACGAAGtgaaatattgaaatgtgacaaacaaaacaatgatatggataatgatggtcCACGTGATGATCGTAAGAACGAGAAAATATATTGTAATGTTCAGCTTAAAACATTACCGTCACCAAGCAACAtcggacaacaacaacaacaacaagacaaAGGCAAATTAAAATCAGCTACCGTTTCAGGTCCGACACCGGTGCCAATAATTAGTAGAAAACCTAGTATGTTTGAAATTACGAATTTTATCTCGAAAAATTctccaccaccatcatctaATCAAAGTATTGATCATAATCGAaacattacaacaacaacatcatcgacatcatcatcatcttcaacaacgacaacaacaacaacagttcATATGCCAATACCAGTTAATCCACGATCAACAAGGCTTCAAAGGCCACCAGATTATGAAACAACATTAAAACGAttacatcaaaaacaatcaaatccaaTCTATTCGAATCTACCACCGCCgccaccatcaccaacaacaacaacaataccaatgattatgatgttggaacaacgaacaaatttcaatgatcaaatcataccatcatcatcgttcaaTACtaatcatcagcaacaagtcaatctacaacaacaaacattatcAAATTCGATTGATACACAAATACTACCGGCAACACAAcggaataataaaaaaagtgTAAAATTTTCCGATCATATCGAATTGGTTGCATgtgccgatgatgatgatgagattgaTGAACCATTACCGAATCTGTTATTGGAAAAAGTTTTAGGCAAAACACAAAATCTTGTCTATACATTacagaaataa
- the LOC124497290 gene encoding uncharacterized protein LOC124497290 isoform X2 has translation MNEWQLLLLATVLWHLDIFRRSFRELQGHACMGDSCIFCALKELFNQFQSSTESALPPDSLRFALAQAFSDQRRFRLGYMDDAAECFENILFRIHYHITNQELDSQSKCLPHCIPHEKFSMNLFEQIICYSCGATSDPFMFSQMVHYISTSALCTAATTTSSSSSTLTSTSNHNVVVNVVGNNKNNNNNGHNNVADDNVSGHKIMLNFGQLIKMVNSMGDIRNCPKMCGAKMNIEKRLLNRPDIISIGLVWDTDHPSLSFIRNVYQLIGTNIRLNEIFNLNETNSFHHHHDQQFDNQQLDLVGLVTYYGKHYSTYIFNTKLSQWIYFDDATVRVVGPRWQQVVEKCIKGHFQPLLLLYSNPNAKIINTSYASKEIIPMTVIKKPVVDEMESSSLVVNSSSNIVNPPTSITTRKSPTPPPIPPHNLLSSYTKPKSSSDTTTTINNSKSDTVSHHSNHHHQQQQKPNPLLYRPNVAHYNSDVPDSPSATSTTSYFSDVGADSTDGYISRKTVENIIKIQQRSKSSAKTLKNSLKLDNTLSTMINNSIYDNQKYNRNSSSSLESFDSVVRGSKICSTLPTSMMINQMNTCSLQRRDSGNSSSDRASSASSNDTSYHYSQRQQLMSKNSHRNTLTAKNASDQGYDSFSLSSSDSYPSTISPSKLNNRLKQIPEDDSQLIEMVNNLPTMDECDKLCSEADILLLRSHEKEREGDLRAAAALSDSAAAKARLAMDIPYSNHQTLISAKMKHSMCVMRSASLHKRVVELETEEKRLLKVAAMEAAVHHSRQSSRDSSYGRHSRQSSRDNKDPTKSISAHKQDASNDNTMNVVKSKSDSKNHWPSLEIYATLPKKSKRKSNTKDTISAENAANKMKDNATKSIASNYDHQLIYENLQMIKSQTKSNKSRVSLISDSEFSDYYSEWEAIRKKKPQTKINDPITNTGWQSCRENTDSDAGYAEFGSPQVSSKLSKSNLNNKKIAPKSQCKVKRKLMFGNFLKSKNQSLPDLREEILHHNNNNNNNETAEGNKCKDDENIHRSSAVAQINAKGFHQSHRSFVAEQGFISKPLLIKVKPPAVLNGSKKPLPPLPLPPLPPLSSSRSSFEKKVQHEQYESSKNNQIAPKATTNTTAIVKSDCAIREKPLPPKRNLFLEELNRKRSEILKCDKQNNDMDNDGPRDDRKNEKIYCNVQLKTLPSPSNIGQQQQQQDKGKLKSATVSGPTPVPIISRKPSMFEITNFISKNSPPPSSNQSIDHNRNITTTTSSTSSSSSTTTTTTTVHMPIPVNPRSTRLQRPPDYETTLKRLHQKQSNPIYSNLPPPPPSPTTTTIPMIMMLEQRTNFNDQIIPSSSFNTNHQQQVNLQQQTLSNSIDTQILPATQRNNKKSVKFSDHIELVACADDDDEIDEPLPNLLLEKVLGKTQNLVYTLQK, from the exons atgaatgaatggcagCTTCTTCTATTGGCAACA GTTCTATGGCATCTGGATATATTTCGTCGAAGTTTTCGTGAATTACAAGGCCATGCCTGTATGGGTGATTCATGTATTTTCTGTGCTTTGAAG gaacttttcaatcaatttcaaagtAGTACAGAATCAGCATTACCACCAGATTCATTACGATTTGCATTAGCCCAAGCATTTAGTGATCAACGTAGATTTCGACTTGGCTATATGGATGATGCTGCCGAATGTTTT GAGAACATCTTATTTCGTATACATTATCATATAACCAATCAAGAGCTTGATTCACAATCCAAATGTTTACCACATTGTATACCTCATGAAAAGTTTTCAATGAATCTATTTGAACAG ATCATTTGCTATTCATGCGGTGCGACCTCCGATCCATTCATGTTTTCACAAATGGTCCATTATATATCTACCTCGGCATTATGTACggctgctactactacttcctcttcttcatcaacattgacatCGACATCAAATCATAATGTAGTTGTCAATGTTGTTggcaacaataaaaataataataataatggccataACAATGTTGCTGACGATAATGTTAGTGGCCATAAAATCATGTTGAATTTCGgacaattgattaaaatggTCAATTCAATGGGCGATATTCGTAATTGTCCG aaaATGTGTGGCGCAAAAATGAATATCGAAAAACGACTACTCAATAGACCAGATATAATAAGCATTGGTCTTGTATGGGATACTGATcatccatcattatcgttcATTCGAAATGTCTATCAATTGATTGGAACGAATATTCGTTTGAATGAA atatttaatttaaatgaaaccaattcttttcatcatcatcatgatcaacaatttgataatcaacaattaGATCTAGTTGGTTTGGTTACATATTATGGTAAACATTATAGTACATACATATTCAACACAAAACTATCACAATGGATCTATTTTGATGATGCCACTGTACGCGTTGTTGGTCCAAGATGGCAACAAGTTGTAGAAAAATGTATTAAAGGCCATTTtcaaccattattattattatattcaaatcCGAAtgcaaaaattatcaatactTCATATGCTTCGAAAGAAATTATACCAATGACGGTCATTAAAAAACCTGTTGTCGATGAaatggaatcatcatcattggtcgTAAATTCTTCTAGTAATATAGTCAATCCACCCACCTCTATTACAACAAGAAaatcaccaacaccacctCCAATACCTCCTCATaatctattatcatcatatacgaaaccgaaatcatcatcagatacaacaacaaccataaaTAATTCGAAATCAGACACGGTTAGTCATCatagtaatcatcatcatcaacaacaacaaaagccgaatccattattatatcGGCCCAATGTTGCACATTATAATTCCGATGTGCCTGATTCACCATCAGCCACCTCGACCACTTCATATTTCAGTGATGTAGGTGCTGATTCTACTGATGGTTATATATCGAGAAAAACTGTAgaaaatataatcaaaattcaacaacgaTCTAAATCATCAgcaaaaactttgaaaaattcattaaaattagATAATACTTTATcaacaatgatcaataatagcatctatgataatcaaaaatataaTCGAAATAGTTCAAGTAGTcttgaatcatttgattctgttgttcGTGGTTCAAAAATTTGTTCCACTTTGCCCACatctatgatgataaatcaaatgaataccTGTTCATTGCAACGACGAGATTCTGGAAATTCTAGCAGTGATCGAGCTTCAAGTGCTTCGTCAAATGATACATCATATCATTATAGTCAACGTCAACAATTAATGTCGAAAAATTCTCATCGTAATACTTTGACAGCGAAGAATGCTTCTGATCAAGGTTATGATTCGTTTTCATTATCTAGTTCTGATAGTTATCCATCGACTATTTCaccatcaaaattgaataaccGTTTGAAACAGATTCCTGAAGATGATAGTCAACTTATTGAAATGGTCAATAATTTACCGACGATGGATGAATGCGATAAACTTTGTTCAGAAGCAGACATACTTTTATTACGATCACATGAAAAAGAACGTGAAGGTGATTTAAGAGCAGCCGCTGCATTAAGTGATTCAGCTGCAGCAAAAGCACGATTAGCCATGGACATACCGTACAGTAATCATCAAACACTAATATCGGCCAAAATGAAACATAGCATGTGTGTCATGCGATCGGCAAGCTTACATAAACGAGTAGTGGAACTTGAAACCGAAGAAAAACGATTGTTAAAAGTGGCCGCAATGGAAGCTGCCGTACATCATAGTCGACAATCAAGCCGAGATAGTAGCTATGGGCGACATAGTCGACAATCTAGTCGTGATAATAAAGATCCAACCAAATCGATAAGCGCTCATAAACAAGATGCATCCAATGATAATACAATGAACGTAGTCAAATCCAAATCGGATAGTAAAAATCATTGGCCATCACTAGAAATTTATGCAACATTACCGAAAAAATCTAAACGtaaatcaaatacaaaagATACGATTTCGGCCGAAAATGCtgcaaacaaaatgaaagatAATGCTACTAAATCAATAGCTtcaaattatgatcatcaattgatctATGAAAACTTACAAATGATTAAATCGCAAACAAAATCTAATAAATCTAGAGTATCTTTGATATCAGATTCAGAATTTAGTGATTATTATAGCGAATGGGAAGCCATTCGTAAGAAGAAACCACaaaccaaaatcaatgatcCGATTACAAATACGGGTTGGCAAAGTTGTCGTGAAAATACAGATAGCGATGCTGGATATGCAGAATTCGGATCACCACAAGTTTCTTCAAAATTATcgaaatcaaatttgaataataagaaaattgCACCAAAAAGTCAATGTAAAGTCAAACGGAAATTAATGTTTGGTAATTTtcttaaatcaaaaaatcaaagtctTCCAGATCTTCGTGAAGAAATTTtgcatcacaacaacaacaacaacaacaatgaaacgGCAGAAGGAAACAAAtgtaaagatgatgaaaatattcaccGATCATCGGCTGTTGCACAAATCAATGCTAAAGGATTTCATCAATCACATCGATCATTTGTAGCGGAACAAGGTTTCATATCCAAACCATTGTTAATCAAGGTAAAACCACCTGCTGTTTTAAATGGATCGAAAAAGCCATTACCTCCACTTCCGttaccaccactaccacctttatcatcatcacgatcatcatttgaaaaaaaagtacaacACGAACAatatgaatcatcaaaaaataatcagATTGCACCGAAAGCTACAACTAATACTACAGCAATAGTTAAATCGGATTGCGCGATCCGAGAGAAACCATTGCCACCGAAACGTAATTTATTTCTTGAAGAATTAAATCGAAAACGAAGtgaaatattgaaatgtgacaaacaaaacaatgatatggataatgatggtcCACGTGATGATCGTAAGAACGAGAAAATATATTGTAATGTTCAGCTTAAAACATTACCGTCACCAAGCAACAtcggacaacaacaacaacaacaagacaaAGGCAAATTAAAATCAGCTACCGTTTCAGGTCCGACACCGGTGCCAATAATTAGTAGAAAACCTAGTATGTTTGAAATTACGAATTTTATCTCGAAAAATTctccaccaccatcatctaATCAAAGTATTGATCATAATCGAaacattacaacaacaacatcatcgacatcatcatcatcttcaacaacgacaacaacaacaacagttcATATGCCAATACCAGTTAATCCACGATCAACAAGGCTTCAAAGGCCACCAGATTATGAAACAACATTAAAACGAttacatcaaaaacaatcaaatccaaTCTATTCGAATCTACCACCGCCgccaccatcaccaacaacaacaacaataccaatgattatgatgttggaacaacgaacaaatttcaatgatcaaatcataccatcatcatcgttcaaTACtaatcatcagcaacaagtcaatctacaacaacaaacattatcAAATTCGATTGATACACAAATACTACCGGCAACACAAcggaataataaaaaaagtgTAAAATTTTCCGATCATATCGAATTGGTTGCATgtgccgatgatgatgatgagattgaTGAACCATTACCGAATCTGTTATTGGAAAAAGTTTTAGGCAAAACACAAAATCTTGTCTATACATTacagaaataa